A genome region from Brooklawnia propionicigenes includes the following:
- a CDS encoding dihydrodipicolinate synthase family protein has translation MNHQLRGVIIPVATPFDAADEAVDVAALELNFGMWGATAVAGYMVLGTNGEFKAIDDDESRTVIATAAANKGDKTLIVGAGRESTRTTIAFIRTLEPWADAIDYISVLTPNYFAKLDDGPALADFYTAVADASPVPVLLYVAPGYANGVTVPPKVLAELADHPNIAGIKDTSPTMMTEYMVAAGSRDDFAVMAGSLSNIMTCLAFDGPGGVVSAANYLPDECARLTDLYFTASPEAARRYYRLLQGVAKSGGGKQGVASLKAAMNIRGYRAGAPRRPLRPIGAEAESQIRAALDTGLAELAAFQA, from the coding sequence ATGAACCACCAACTGCGCGGCGTGATCATCCCCGTCGCGACACCGTTCGACGCCGCCGATGAGGCGGTTGACGTCGCCGCTCTCGAGCTCAACTTCGGCATGTGGGGGGCCACCGCAGTGGCCGGCTACATGGTGCTGGGCACCAACGGCGAGTTCAAGGCCATTGATGACGATGAGTCGCGCACCGTGATCGCGACCGCAGCCGCGAACAAGGGCGACAAAACCCTGATCGTCGGCGCCGGACGGGAATCCACCCGCACCACGATCGCGTTCATCCGCACGCTGGAGCCCTGGGCCGATGCCATCGACTACATCTCCGTACTCACCCCGAACTACTTCGCAAAGCTCGACGATGGCCCAGCACTGGCCGACTTCTACACAGCGGTGGCCGACGCCAGCCCGGTTCCTGTGCTGCTCTACGTGGCGCCGGGCTATGCCAATGGCGTGACTGTTCCGCCGAAGGTGCTCGCCGAGCTGGCCGACCACCCGAACATCGCGGGCATCAAGGACACCTCGCCGACCATGATGACCGAGTACATGGTGGCCGCCGGGTCGCGCGACGACTTCGCCGTGATGGCGGGTTCGCTGAGCAACATCATGACCTGCCTGGCCTTCGACGGGCCCGGTGGCGTGGTCTCGGCGGCCAACTACCTGCCGGACGAATGCGCACGACTCACCGACCTCTACTTCACTGCCTCCCCGGAAGCTGCTCGTCGTTACTACCGGCTACTGCAAGGCGTCGCCAAGAGCGGCGGCGGCAAGCAGGGCGTGGCAAGCCTGAAAGCTGCCATGAACATTCGTGGCTACCGCGCGGGTGCGCCGCGACGTCCGCTCCGGCCCATCGGCGCCGAGGCTGAATCCCAGATCCGTGCGGCTCTGGACACCGGACTGGCCGAACTCGCGGCATTCCAGGCCTGA
- a CDS encoding DUF6912 family protein, with protein MTERVLVCVPVDTDQARQIARGHRIDDPLQAFTAGPLLYETFGLQPSDDEEAEYATLLLAGLWGLIHHGQRLVLTAMVDPQTLSPGEETPNGGVTLAGLGAGSVEAWFSDDDQAPIEAVCAAVGGLELDEAWELPEVAALHADHDLAWHSVTELPEE; from the coding sequence ATGACAGAGCGAGTACTGGTGTGCGTACCTGTGGACACCGATCAGGCGCGTCAGATCGCTCGCGGGCACAGGATCGACGACCCCCTGCAGGCATTCACCGCGGGCCCCCTCCTCTACGAGACCTTCGGGCTGCAGCCGTCGGACGATGAGGAGGCGGAGTACGCGACCTTGCTGTTGGCCGGCCTGTGGGGCCTCATCCACCACGGGCAGCGGCTCGTGTTGACCGCGATGGTGGATCCGCAGACCCTCAGTCCGGGCGAGGAAACCCCCAATGGCGGCGTGACGCTTGCCGGCCTCGGTGCGGGCTCGGTCGAGGCCTGGTTCAGCGACGACGACCAGGCACCCATCGAGGCGGTTTGCGCAGCGGTCGGCGGGCTGGAGCTTGACGAGGCCTGGGAGTTGCCGGAGGTGGCAGCGCTTCATGCCGATCACGATCTGGCCTGGCATTCTGTCACCGAACTACCCGAGGAGTGA
- a CDS encoding transaldolase family protein, producing MTPPLQLRLRSLGLEPARGVSDHLSRVLAQPIDELQFSLLAETATHIGVTDEFVRICDYFKAEPGHTPAGFRFEYELEPDGLLNVNLKRDIGYDSDGRKRPTAVIYSADSANPYEVAPIAPLLGNLTCNPGIIYDLFINNPKANIDHKFSTRDEVMAELGRILGPGCDISVELNNPFEPDFNKILEEATFFKELLGQDRVVIKVPHTGPVNADNVGQLLTGDGRLDRRYWQPATEDALRGHNLTLKLTEAGFRINYTLMFEGYQTQLALQARPYFINSFIRHRLMQSEKMVALLARVDGGDVDAAAELSDYMLSTDYLASTDAGLDPEEAVARARTIIAYRHITDDEGSDGLDSVRHNLRLLRNANLPDTRLIICSMEGDHNYPDIDNLLASDEFSDMADRVVVTAEPAYLARFTSTNQVISYQRRFMKAAQGQK from the coding sequence ATGACACCTCCGCTACAACTGCGATTGCGTTCGCTCGGTCTTGAGCCTGCGCGCGGCGTCAGTGACCACCTTTCCCGCGTCCTCGCCCAACCCATCGACGAACTGCAGTTCTCGCTGCTCGCCGAGACCGCGACCCACATCGGCGTGACCGACGAGTTCGTCCGCATCTGTGATTACTTCAAGGCCGAACCCGGCCACACTCCGGCCGGGTTCCGCTTCGAATACGAGCTGGAGCCCGACGGCCTACTGAACGTCAACCTGAAGCGCGACATCGGCTATGACAGCGACGGACGCAAGCGCCCGACTGCTGTCATCTACTCCGCCGACTCCGCGAACCCCTACGAGGTCGCCCCGATCGCTCCCCTGCTCGGCAACCTCACCTGCAACCCCGGCATCATCTACGACCTGTTCATCAACAATCCCAAGGCGAACATCGATCACAAGTTCAGCACTCGTGATGAGGTGATGGCCGAACTCGGACGCATTCTCGGTCCGGGCTGTGACATCTCGGTGGAACTCAACAATCCATTCGAGCCGGATTTCAACAAGATTCTGGAAGAGGCGACCTTCTTCAAGGAACTGCTCGGCCAGGATCGTGTTGTCATCAAGGTGCCGCACACCGGTCCGGTCAATGCCGACAATGTCGGCCAGCTGCTCACCGGCGACGGCCGTCTCGACCGCCGCTACTGGCAGCCCGCCACCGAGGACGCACTGCGCGGGCACAATCTGACCCTCAAGCTCACCGAAGCCGGCTTCCGCATCAACTACACCTTGATGTTCGAGGGCTACCAGACCCAGCTGGCGCTGCAGGCCCGACCGTACTTCATCAACTCGTTCATCAGGCATCGCCTGATGCAGTCGGAGAAGATGGTCGCACTGCTCGCCCGCGTTGACGGTGGCGACGTCGATGCTGCCGCCGAACTGAGCGACTACATGCTGTCCACCGACTACCTGGCCAGCACGGACGCCGGGCTGGATCCGGAGGAGGCCGTGGCGCGGGCGCGGACGATCATCGCCTACCGCCACATCACCGACGACGAGGGCAGCGACGGCCTGGATTCGGTGCGCCACAACCTCCGGTTGCTGCGCAATGCGAATCTGCCCGACACCCGGCTGATCATCTGCTCGATGGAAGGTGACCACAACTATCCCGACATCGACAACCTGCTGGCCAGTGATGAGTTCTCCGACATGGCCGACCGCGTCGTGGTGACCGCCGAGCCGGCCTACCTGGCCCGCTTCACCTCGACCAACCAGGTCATCAGCTACCAGCGCCGCTTCATGAAGGCGGCACAAGGCCAGAAGTAG
- a CDS encoding Rv3235 family protein, which produces MEFTPPLIIHTMCAHDERLSMHGWDQLAELGQETARQADPAPAPAQAIATNAARLVAETLTGHRDPKQLRQWLSAAECERLMAWTQAHRGERIRLNRMNLIEVSPERVEGQLHFDYGRGRLCATLCLVSRAGRWSCRQLNVLLPGAVPHP; this is translated from the coding sequence ATGGAATTCACCCCACCGCTGATCATCCACACGATGTGCGCACACGATGAGCGTCTCAGCATGCACGGCTGGGACCAGTTGGCCGAGCTGGGCCAGGAGACTGCCCGGCAAGCCGACCCGGCGCCCGCGCCAGCACAGGCGATCGCCACAAATGCGGCCCGGCTGGTCGCGGAGACTCTCACCGGTCACCGCGATCCCAAGCAGCTCAGGCAGTGGCTGTCCGCTGCCGAGTGCGAACGGCTGATGGCTTGGACGCAGGCGCACCGCGGCGAGCGGATACGCCTCAACAGGATGAACCTCATCGAGGTCTCACCCGAGCGCGTCGAGGGCCAACTGCACTTCGACTACGGGCGCGGCCGGCTGTGCGCGACCCTGTGCCTGGTGTCGCGGGCCGGACGCTGGAGCTGCCGTCAGCTGAATGTGCTGCTGCCCGGCGCGGTCCCGCATCCATAG
- a CDS encoding Nramp family divalent metal transporter, with protein sequence MSTGVETTPILEPLRYPEQDPKLASKRFLDLASIVGPGFILASVTIGNGEVFQATRGGAVFGYTILWTFVLGAIFKATVTYAAGRYMVITGEHPFARMGHLLPGVGQRGIGRHWLAVFFGTLAAVCFPAWSVAYILALSQWTPWVITGSQEPWLWAGIAWSLIAYVTLWVKNFSFVENLQTAVVGLLVFFSVVALIVSQPDLGAMVRGLFLPEIPSAYPEWVQQKFPDVAAVAIPVEILAYIGALGGGIYDYIGYIGTFREKTWGMLGRADNADINLQLQALGKGELIPIAMDEENLARSGHGVKAVKIDSVSSFTAVGIFAITFMVLGVVILGTDGLQEVPGNNNILTAQAAFFTTIHPVLKYLYMVAMWAVFWGSQQALLTTTYPYTFREAFAPAFPAVANPANWVKVKLGVATYTLGVAIFLAFTGVSYTTVIAFAGLLGGVFALGLWGFILLFTEYKVLPKQLRMKPFLQVLLIISSVLMTVMGLIGLYQFFF encoded by the coding sequence ATGAGTACTGGGGTTGAAACGACACCCATACTGGAGCCCTTGCGGTATCCCGAGCAAGACCCGAAACTTGCTTCCAAGCGATTCCTCGACTTAGCCAGCATCGTGGGGCCGGGATTCATCCTGGCTTCTGTGACGATCGGCAATGGCGAGGTCTTCCAAGCCACTCGAGGCGGCGCAGTCTTCGGCTACACCATCTTGTGGACATTCGTCCTCGGTGCCATCTTCAAGGCCACCGTCACCTACGCCGCCGGGCGCTACATGGTCATCACCGGCGAGCATCCCTTCGCACGCATGGGTCATCTGCTGCCCGGCGTCGGGCAGCGGGGAATCGGCCGGCACTGGCTGGCTGTCTTCTTCGGCACGCTGGCCGCCGTCTGCTTCCCGGCTTGGAGCGTCGCCTACATTCTCGCCCTCAGCCAGTGGACTCCCTGGGTCATCACCGGCTCACAGGAACCTTGGCTGTGGGCCGGCATCGCCTGGAGCCTCATCGCCTACGTGACGTTGTGGGTCAAGAACTTCAGCTTTGTCGAGAACCTGCAGACGGCCGTCGTTGGTCTGTTGGTCTTCTTCTCGGTCGTCGCGCTCATCGTCTCGCAGCCCGATCTCGGTGCTATGGTGCGCGGCCTGTTCTTGCCGGAGATCCCCTCCGCATACCCTGAATGGGTCCAGCAGAAGTTCCCGGACGTGGCGGCAGTCGCCATTCCCGTTGAGATTCTGGCCTACATCGGTGCTCTCGGCGGCGGCATCTACGACTACATCGGCTATATCGGCACCTTCCGCGAGAAGACCTGGGGCATGCTCGGCCGCGCCGACAATGCCGACATCAACCTGCAACTGCAGGCGCTGGGCAAGGGCGAGCTCATTCCGATCGCCATGGACGAGGAGAACCTGGCGAGGTCGGGCCACGGCGTCAAGGCCGTCAAGATCGACTCGGTCAGCTCCTTTACTGCAGTCGGCATCTTCGCGATCACCTTCATGGTTCTCGGCGTTGTCATCCTCGGCACCGACGGCCTGCAGGAAGTTCCTGGCAACAACAACATCCTGACCGCACAAGCCGCGTTCTTCACCACTATTCATCCCGTGCTGAAGTACCTGTACATGGTGGCCATGTGGGCAGTGTTCTGGGGCTCGCAACAGGCCCTGCTGACCACGACGTACCCCTACACATTCCGGGAGGCCTTCGCGCCTGCATTCCCGGCCGTCGCCAACCCGGCCAACTGGGTCAAGGTGAAGCTGGGCGTTGCCACCTACACTCTCGGCGTCGCGATCTTCCTGGCCTTCACCGGCGTCAGCTACACCACCGTGATCGCCTTCGCGGGCCTCCTGGGCGGCGTCTTCGCCCTGGGCCTGTGGGGATTCATCCTGTTGTTCACCGAATACAAGGTGCTGCCCAAGCAACTGCGGATGAAGCCGTTCCTGCAGGTGCTGCTGATCATTTCCTCGGTACTGATGACAGTGATGGGCCTCATCGGCCTCTACCAGTTCTTCTTCTGA
- the secA gene encoding preprotein translocase subunit SecA — MDRLLSVGEGRTLKRMQKIAQQVNDIEDDFVAMDDEELRSQTADFRQRLDNGEDLDRLLPEAFATVREASNRVLGKRPFDVQVVGGIALHEANIAEMKTGEGKTIVALMPSYLNALGGEGVHVVTVNDYLAQYQSEQMGRVHHFLGLDVGVILSQMTPAQRRKAYGRDITYGTNNEFGFDYLRDNMALSPDDLVQRGHHYAIVDEVDSILVDEARTPLIISGPATENKQWYPVFARLARRLQRDLDYEVDEKKRTVSVLSHGIETTEDVLGVENLYESANTPLIGYLNNSIRAKELFHRDRDYVVAQGEVLIVDEHTGRTLIGRRYNEGLHQALEAKEGVTIKDEYQTLATITLQNYFRMYNKLAGMTGTAKTEESEFQKIYGLGVLEIPTNKPMIRADKTDLIYRTEAAKFDAIVKDVAERYENGQPVLIGTASVNKSELLSKQLKKAGIPHEVLNAKQHAREAAIVAMAGRKGAVTVATNMAGRGTDIMLGGNPEFLADQLLQDKGIDPVEQRDEYEAEWPDTLEELSEKTEEEHEEVTAAGGLYVIGSERHESRRIDNQLRGRSGRQGDPGESRFYLSLEDDLLRLFKGEVIERAMISLNVPDDEPIDMKMITRAIESAQKQVEAQNFEMRKNVLKYDDVMNRQRHAIYGDRMKVLKGAPVDEQLRQTVDRVVRAGVQQFTAGLPDDWDLDGLWAEMRKLYPVGLDQDEWESVDDETELADAFAEDAARAYDTREETLGEENMRELERQVWLTVLDRKWREHLYEMDYLREGIGLRAMAQRDPLVEYQREGAQMFDQMRDGFAEEVVGYLFNIDVQVVPDQQAELTTESAAATAGKLAATQLRNAAASSADEKAQAGSAVAAAEQKPAAEAQDHTAAPKRAAKVRIKGAETAADTSKLSYSAPDEQGDTSKKVSTSTSTDPYAGVGRNQPCPCGSGKKFKMCHGRNPNAA; from the coding sequence GCTCGGCAAGCGCCCGTTCGATGTGCAAGTGGTCGGCGGTATCGCTCTGCACGAGGCGAACATCGCCGAGATGAAGACCGGTGAAGGCAAGACGATCGTCGCGCTGATGCCCAGCTACTTGAACGCGCTGGGCGGCGAGGGCGTGCACGTCGTCACCGTCAACGACTACCTGGCCCAGTATCAGTCCGAGCAGATGGGCCGTGTCCACCACTTCCTGGGGCTCGATGTCGGCGTCATTTTGTCGCAGATGACCCCCGCGCAGCGCCGCAAGGCCTACGGTCGCGACATCACGTACGGCACGAACAACGAGTTCGGTTTCGACTACCTGCGCGACAACATGGCGCTGAGCCCCGACGATCTCGTCCAGCGCGGCCATCACTACGCCATCGTCGACGAGGTCGACTCGATCCTGGTCGACGAAGCCCGTACGCCGCTGATCATTTCCGGTCCGGCTACCGAGAACAAGCAGTGGTACCCGGTTTTCGCCCGGCTTGCCCGCCGGCTCCAGCGTGATCTCGACTACGAGGTCGACGAGAAGAAGCGCACCGTTTCGGTGCTCTCGCACGGCATCGAGACCACCGAGGACGTCCTAGGTGTGGAGAATCTCTACGAGAGCGCGAACACACCGCTGATCGGCTATCTGAACAACTCGATCCGCGCCAAGGAGCTCTTCCACCGCGATCGCGACTACGTGGTTGCTCAAGGTGAGGTGCTGATCGTCGATGAGCACACCGGTCGTACCCTGATCGGGCGTCGTTACAACGAGGGCCTGCACCAGGCGCTGGAGGCCAAAGAGGGCGTCACCATCAAGGACGAGTACCAGACGCTGGCCACGATCACCTTGCAGAACTACTTCCGCATGTACAACAAGCTCGCCGGCATGACCGGTACGGCCAAGACCGAGGAGAGCGAGTTCCAGAAGATCTACGGTCTGGGCGTGTTGGAGATCCCGACCAACAAGCCGATGATCCGGGCCGACAAGACCGACCTGATCTACCGCACCGAGGCCGCTAAGTTCGATGCGATCGTCAAGGACGTTGCCGAGCGCTATGAGAATGGTCAACCGGTGCTGATCGGCACTGCCTCGGTCAACAAGTCCGAACTGCTCAGCAAGCAGCTGAAGAAGGCCGGCATTCCGCACGAGGTGCTCAATGCCAAGCAGCATGCGCGTGAGGCCGCGATCGTGGCGATGGCCGGACGCAAGGGCGCCGTCACGGTGGCCACCAACATGGCTGGTCGTGGTACCGACATTATGCTCGGCGGCAACCCGGAGTTCCTGGCCGATCAACTCCTGCAGGACAAGGGCATCGACCCGGTCGAGCAGCGCGACGAATACGAGGCCGAGTGGCCCGACACGCTCGAGGAACTCAGCGAGAAGACCGAGGAAGAACACGAAGAGGTCACGGCGGCCGGCGGCCTCTATGTGATCGGTTCGGAGCGCCACGAGTCGCGGCGAATCGACAACCAGTTGCGAGGCCGTTCCGGACGTCAGGGCGACCCGGGGGAGAGCCGCTTCTACCTGTCACTCGAGGACGATCTGCTGCGGTTGTTCAAAGGTGAGGTCATTGAGCGCGCCATGATCTCGCTTAACGTTCCCGATGATGAGCCCATCGACATGAAGATGATCACCCGGGCCATCGAGAGTGCACAGAAGCAGGTCGAGGCGCAGAACTTCGAGATGCGCAAGAACGTCTTGAAGTACGACGATGTGATGAACCGTCAGCGCCACGCCATCTACGGCGACCGCATGAAGGTGCTCAAGGGGGCCCCCGTCGACGAGCAGCTCCGGCAGACCGTCGACCGTGTCGTACGAGCCGGCGTCCAGCAGTTCACCGCCGGGTTGCCGGATGACTGGGATCTGGACGGGCTGTGGGCCGAGATGCGCAAGCTCTACCCGGTCGGCCTCGACCAGGACGAGTGGGAAAGCGTCGACGACGAGACCGAACTGGCTGATGCGTTCGCCGAGGACGCGGCGCGCGCCTACGACACTCGCGAGGAGACCCTCGGCGAGGAGAACATGCGCGAGCTGGAGCGCCAGGTCTGGCTGACCGTGCTCGACCGCAAGTGGCGCGAGCACCTGTACGAGATGGACTACCTGCGTGAGGGGATCGGCCTGCGGGCCATGGCCCAGCGCGATCCGCTGGTCGAGTACCAGCGCGAGGGCGCCCAGATGTTCGACCAGATGCGCGATGGTTTCGCCGAGGAGGTCGTCGGTTACCTGTTCAATATCGACGTGCAGGTCGTCCCGGATCAGCAGGCCGAGTTGACCACCGAGAGCGCCGCCGCGACCGCCGGAAAGCTGGCCGCCACCCAGCTGCGAAATGCGGCAGCATCGTCGGCCGATGAGAAGGCCCAGGCGGGCAGCGCCGTCGCCGCGGCGGAGCAGAAGCCGGCCGCCGAAGCCCAGGACCATACCGCGGCGCCGAAGCGCGCCGCGAAGGTGCGGATCAAGGGCGCCGAGACAGCGGCCGATACCAGCAAGCTCAGCTACTCCGCGCCCGACGAGCAGGGTGATACCAGCAAGAAGGTGAGCACGTCGACCAGCACTGATCCGTACGCCGGAGTCGGGCGCAACCAGCCCTGCCCGTGCGGTTCGGGCAAGAAGTTCAAGATGTGTCACGGACGCAACCCGAACGCCGCCTGA
- a CDS encoding Ku protein → MPRAMWEGAVSFGLIVIPVKLYGATEPVDVPLHQVHGVDGGRIRYRRVCEICGQEVPYDQIDRGYTAADGRVVVLTKQDLEQLPLASKGTVEISTFVDESEIDPVYFEKTYLIEAKGVGVKPYVLLRDALAKTGKAGVVKVALRTRESLALIRPRGDLLVMDTMLWPDEVRDPSFAAPDTEVHASPAEVTMAETFIGQMSGHWEPSEYTDSYRAALEALVTAKLEGATVPEPVKTEGGGEVVDLMAALRASVEAAKKRGHASSGKSSGSDKDEAAAG, encoded by the coding sequence ATGCCCAGAGCGATGTGGGAAGGCGCGGTTTCTTTCGGGTTGATCGTCATACCCGTCAAGCTCTACGGCGCCACCGAGCCCGTCGACGTGCCATTGCATCAGGTGCACGGCGTCGATGGTGGGCGGATCCGCTACCGCCGGGTCTGCGAGATCTGCGGGCAGGAGGTGCCCTACGATCAGATCGACCGAGGCTACACCGCAGCCGATGGACGCGTGGTCGTGCTCACCAAGCAGGACCTGGAGCAGCTGCCGCTGGCGAGCAAGGGCACGGTCGAGATCTCCACCTTCGTGGACGAATCGGAGATCGACCCGGTCTATTTCGAGAAGACCTACCTGATCGAGGCCAAAGGCGTCGGCGTCAAGCCGTATGTACTGCTGCGCGACGCATTGGCCAAGACCGGTAAGGCCGGCGTGGTCAAGGTGGCGCTGCGCACGCGGGAATCGCTGGCGCTGATCCGGCCGCGCGGAGACCTGCTGGTGATGGACACGATGCTGTGGCCGGACGAGGTCCGCGATCCGTCATTCGCCGCACCGGATACCGAGGTGCATGCCAGCCCTGCCGAGGTGACGATGGCCGAGACGTTCATCGGTCAGATGTCCGGGCATTGGGAGCCGTCCGAGTACACCGACAGCTATCGGGCGGCTCTGGAGGCGCTGGTGACAGCCAAACTCGAGGGCGCGACGGTTCCCGAACCGGTCAAGACCGAGGGCGGTGGCGAAGTCGTCGACCTGATGGCCGCTCTGCGCGCGTCGGTCGAGGCGGCCAAGAAGCGCGGTCACGCATCCTCGGGCAAGTCCTCGGGTTCGGACAAGGACGAGGCAGCGGCGGGCTGA
- a CDS encoding FGGY-family carbohydrate kinase, with translation MYYLSIDFGTSAVKMEILDDDLRVLASEKQDYPYILLPGEKVEIDPEVLFDATSQAAKRLPAELREQIGVLCYDTFSPSPVFIAEDGTLAYPNIITHMDRRSRSITDYINEKVGKDRYLSIAGIYPFAGGAGIMTVLWMQQNEPEVLERTHRIGHLPTYVHHRLTGEWMVDLVNASMLGLYETTTQGGWSAELLDAFDLKHEWFSEIRNPGELLGALLPAPAKQLGIPAGIPVAVGTNDMAAAQMGAHNDRAGRIMNTAGSSDMVSVLIDKPVTNPGYYLRNSALPGIWQIYATTAGGFGIDWFYEQFCREMTREQFNTEYLPSCIDRYTTDGEVTFDPYLTGDRQSLDKRTAAWHGLTLAATRDEMLATMLKSMNKVLYDVVRLAADVVPMDSVIKLTGGLSTPAFIKLKEQQFPGFSFEVVDNCSVLGNVELARHYNGELRV, from the coding sequence GTGTACTACCTGTCGATCGATTTCGGAACGTCAGCGGTGAAAATGGAGATCCTCGACGACGATCTCCGTGTGCTGGCCTCCGAAAAGCAGGATTACCCCTACATCCTGCTCCCGGGTGAGAAGGTCGAGATCGACCCCGAGGTGCTCTTCGATGCCACGAGCCAGGCCGCCAAACGGCTGCCCGCCGAATTGCGCGAGCAGATCGGGGTCCTTTGCTACGACACCTTCTCCCCCTCGCCGGTCTTCATCGCCGAAGACGGAACCCTGGCGTACCCGAACATCATCACCCACATGGACCGCCGCAGTCGCTCCATCACCGACTACATCAACGAGAAGGTGGGCAAGGACCGGTACCTGTCGATCGCGGGCATCTATCCGTTCGCCGGCGGCGCCGGCATCATGACGGTGCTGTGGATGCAGCAGAACGAGCCGGAAGTGCTGGAACGCACCCACCGTATCGGTCATCTGCCGACCTATGTCCATCATCGCCTCACCGGCGAGTGGATGGTCGACCTGGTCAACGCGTCCATGCTGGGGCTCTACGAAACGACGACCCAGGGCGGCTGGTCGGCTGAACTACTCGATGCCTTCGACCTCAAACACGAATGGTTCAGCGAGATCCGCAACCCAGGTGAACTACTCGGCGCGCTGCTGCCCGCTCCTGCGAAACAGCTGGGCATTCCGGCGGGTATTCCGGTCGCGGTCGGCACCAATGACATGGCCGCCGCTCAGATGGGTGCCCACAACGATCGGGCGGGCCGCATCATGAACACCGCCGGCAGTTCGGACATGGTCTCGGTCCTGATCGACAAACCGGTCACCAATCCCGGCTACTATCTACGCAACTCTGCGCTGCCCGGCATCTGGCAGATCTACGCCACCACCGCCGGCGGATTCGGCATCGACTGGTTCTACGAACAGTTCTGCCGCGAGATGACCCGCGAGCAGTTCAACACCGAATACCTGCCTTCGTGCATCGACCGGTACACCACCGACGGCGAGGTGACTTTCGATCCCTATCTGACCGGCGATCGCCAGTCGTTGGACAAGCGCACCGCAGCCTGGCATGGCCTGACATTGGCCGCCACCCGTGACGAGATGCTCGCCACCATGCTCAAGTCCATGAACAAAGTGCTCTATGACGTGGTGAGGCTGGCCGCCGATGTAGTGCCAATGGACTCGGTCATCAAACTCACCGGCGGTCTGTCCACGCCCGCGTTCATCAAGCTCAAAGAGCAGCAGTTCCCCGGCTTCAGCTTCGAGGTCGTGGACAACTGCTCGGTACTCGGTAACGTGGAGTTGGCACGACACTACAACGGGGAGTTGAGAGTATGA
- a CDS encoding 3-hydroxyacyl-CoA dehydrogenase family protein, with protein sequence MAINTIALVGAGYMGGGIAQVFAIAGHPVILADADAELTKRNLARLIAEAKDWEGRGLFLPGQAALVEKHLSAAPSIEEAVADADYIQEAVPEKPEIKDAVLRRIEAAARPDAIIASNTSTLPIGGLAKSLNKADRFLGVHFSNPSPFIPGVEVILHAGTDESLVPEVEELVRSTGKLTARLSDSPGFVLNRLQYALLKEAISIVDDGVASAEDVDIITRTTFGFRLPFFGPFAIADMAGLDIYLDCFKTFEDNFGERFATPEGLKKLVAEGHLGTKSGGGFVIPAGDTTDLVAYRNTAYARLQQLLAELGEAPGVK encoded by the coding sequence ATGGCCATCAACACCATTGCTCTGGTGGGCGCGGGTTACATGGGCGGCGGGATCGCTCAGGTTTTCGCGATCGCTGGGCACCCCGTCATCCTGGCGGACGCCGACGCCGAACTTACGAAAAGGAACCTTGCCCGGCTGATCGCCGAGGCCAAGGACTGGGAAGGGCGGGGCCTTTTCCTGCCCGGCCAGGCTGCACTTGTCGAGAAGCATCTCAGCGCGGCGCCGAGCATCGAGGAAGCTGTTGCCGATGCCGATTACATCCAGGAGGCCGTGCCGGAGAAGCCCGAGATCAAAGACGCCGTGTTGCGACGCATCGAGGCTGCCGCTCGTCCGGACGCGATCATCGCGTCCAATACCTCGACGCTACCGATCGGCGGTCTTGCCAAGTCACTGAACAAGGCCGACCGCTTCCTGGGCGTCCACTTCTCGAACCCATCGCCGTTCATTCCCGGCGTCGAGGTGATCTTGCACGCAGGAACCGACGAGTCACTGGTGCCCGAGGTCGAAGAACTCGTCCGCTCGACCGGGAAGCTGACCGCGCGGCTCAGTGATTCGCCCGGCTTCGTGCTCAACCGCCTGCAGTATGCGCTGCTCAAGGAGGCCATCAGCATCGTCGATGACGGGGTAGCCAGCGCCGAGGACGTCGATATCATCACCCGTACCACCTTCGGATTCCGGCTGCCGTTCTTCGGCCCGTTCGCGATCGCCGACATGGCCGGCCTGGATATCTATCTCGACTGCTTCAAGACCTTTGAGGACAACTTCGGCGAGCGTTTCGCGACGCCCGAAGGGCTCAAGAAACTCGTCGCCGAGGGTCATCTGGGCACCAAGTCGGGTGGCGGCTTCGTGATCCCGGCCGGCGACACCACCGACCTGGTGGCCTACCGCAACACCGCCTACGCACGGCTGCAGCAGCTGCTTGCCGAGCTCGGTGAGGCTCCAGGCGTCAAGTAA